In Pyricularia oryzae 70-15 chromosome 2, whole genome shotgun sequence, one genomic interval encodes:
- a CDS encoding proteasome subunit alpha type-2 yields MADRYSFSLTTFSPSGKLVQIEYALNAVNQGVTALGIKATNGIVLATEKKSSSPLTDPSSLSKISLVTPNIGMVYAGMGPDYRVLVDKARKVSHSGYKRIYNEYPPTRILVQDVARVVQEATQSGGVRPYGVSLLIAGWDEGILPEDDESAGDRMIEDEDGEKKKISGKTGGILKGGPMLYQVDPSGSYFPWKATAIGKSAASAKTFLEKRYTEGLELEDAVHIALLTLKETIEGEMNGDSIEIGIVGPPADHLLGVEGVEGAQGPRFRKLSPQEIEDYLTNL; encoded by the exons ATGGCGGATCGCTACTCGTTTTCCTTGACGACCTTCTCCCCCAG TGGAAAGCTTGTTCAAATTG AGTATGCCCTGAATGCGGTCAACCAGGGTGTCACGGCGCTGGGAATCAAGG CGACCAACGGCATCGTGCTCGCAACCGAGAAGAAGTCGTCCTCACCGCTCACCGACCCATCATCCTTGTCAAAGATCAGCCTCGTCACCCCGAACATTGGTATGGTTTACGCTGGTATGGGCCCTGACTACAGGGTCCTGGTGGACAAGGCCCGCAAGGTCTCGCACTCTGGCTACAAGCGCATCTACAACGAATACCCGCCGACGAGGATATTGGTTCAAGACGTTGCGCGGGTGGTCCAGGAGGCTACACAGTCAGGTGGTGTTCGCCCTTACGGTGTCAGTCTGCTGATCGCCGGCTGGGATGAGGGTATCCTGCCTGAGGATGATGAGAGCGCCGGCGACAGGATGatcgaggatgaggatggcgagaagaagaagatctCGGGCAAGACTGGAGGCATCCTCAAAGGTGGCCCCATGCTGTACCAGGTCGACCCCTCTGGCAGCTATTTCCCATGGAAGGCTACTGCTATTGGAAAGagcgccgcctcggccaagACATTCTTGGAGAAGAGGTACACTGAGGGTTTGGAGTTGGAGGATGCTGTGCATATTGCACTCCTCACTCTGAAGGAGACCATCGAGGGCGAGATGAATGGCGACTCCATCGAGATTG GCATTGTTGGTCCGCCTGCAGACCACCTATTGGGCGTGGAGGGTGTCGAGGGTGCTCAAGGGCCACGCTTCAGAAAACTAAGTCCCCAGGAGATTGAGGACTACTTGACGAACTTGTAA